A stretch of Ignavibacteria bacterium DNA encodes these proteins:
- a CDS encoding translation initiation factor IF-3: MPPQGPRQEPQRKHKINDEISAADLRVVDAQGAPLGVMPRREALRIALEREADLVEIAPQANPPVCKIIDYGKFIYEQTKRDKQQKKQQTQTTLKEVRFKAGTDVHDFDFKTRHAREFLEEGHKVKATVMFKGREILHKELGEVLLQRFIDALAEVSKVDQPMRMEGRFLGVMLAPDIKKPVKKKEPKPKTDEAAPKAAPTSEAAQPEAEQQSVQE, encoded by the coding sequence ATCCCGCCGCAAGGTCCGCGTCAGGAACCCCAAAGAAAACACAAGATCAATGACGAGATCAGCGCCGCTGATCTGCGTGTTGTTGATGCACAAGGTGCGCCGCTTGGTGTAATGCCGCGTCGCGAAGCATTGCGTATCGCTCTTGAGCGAGAAGCAGATCTTGTAGAGATCGCACCACAGGCAAATCCGCCTGTTTGCAAGATCATCGATTATGGGAAGTTCATCTATGAACAGACCAAGCGAGACAAGCAGCAGAAGAAGCAACAGACGCAGACAACGTTGAAGGAAGTTCGGTTCAAGGCAGGTACAGATGTGCACGACTTTGATTTCAAAACAAGGCATGCACGCGAGTTCCTAGAAGAAGGCCACAAGGTAAAGGCAACGGTGATGTTCAAGGGCCGTGAGATCCTGCACAAGGAACTTGGCGAAGTGCTCTTGCAGCGATTCATCGATGCATTGGCAGAGGTTTCTAAGGTGGACCAGCCGATGCGAATGGAAGGTCGGTTTCTTGGTGTAATGCTTGCACCAGATATCAAGAAGCCGGTCAAGAAGAAGGAGCCAAAGCCGAAGACAGACGAAGCAGCTCCAAAGGCTGCACCGACATCTGAGGCAGCTCAACCCGAAGCAGAACAACAATCAGTTCAGGAGTAA
- the rpmI gene encoding 50S ribosomal protein L35 — MPKMKTNSGAKKRFKVTGSGAIKRQKANRSHILTSKNRKRKRNLRQDTLVHPADMPNVLHCLALR, encoded by the coding sequence ATGCCGAAGATGAAAACGAATTCCGGAGCCAAGAAGCGATTCAAGGTCACCGGGTCAGGTGCGATCAAGCGTCAGAAGGCGAATCGCAGCCACATCCTCACAAGCAAGAACCGCAAGCGCAAGCGTAACCTTCGTCAGGATACACTTGTACACCCGGCAGATATGCCGAACGTGTTGCATTGCTTGGCATTGCGCTAA
- the pheS gene encoding phenylalanine--tRNA ligase subunit alpha: MTLIDQIAALRTEIEHEIPTIDSADAAERFRLKHLVKKGTIQACVEGLRSVPREDKPLVGKALNELRAIADEAFANAQERFGKRASSANLDLTLPPRGQRRGAVHPITQTVDRLVDIFTSMGFEVAEGPDVEDDTHNFGKLNFAADHPARDMQDTFFVDDPSRADLLLRTHTSSVQVRVMENMKPPIRCIMPGRVYRNEAVSARSLAEFHQIEGLYIDKGVSMADLKGTIMAFARRFYDENAEFRFRTSYFPFTEPSCEIDMSCFLCKGEGCRICKHSGWLEICGAGMVHPNVLSACGIDPNEYSGFAFGFGVERVVLMLTGIDDIRLLYENDIRVLSQF; the protein is encoded by the coding sequence ATGACGCTCATCGACCAGATAGCCGCTCTCCGTACGGAGATCGAGCACGAGATCCCCACGATCGATTCGGCGGACGCTGCCGAACGTTTCCGATTGAAGCACCTTGTGAAGAAGGGCACCATTCAGGCCTGCGTTGAAGGTCTGCGATCTGTACCGCGCGAGGATAAGCCCCTTGTCGGGAAAGCGCTCAATGAATTGCGCGCCATTGCGGATGAAGCCTTTGCAAACGCGCAAGAACGCTTTGGGAAGCGTGCCTCATCTGCGAATCTTGATCTGACCCTTCCGCCTCGCGGACAGCGTCGTGGTGCTGTGCACCCGATCACGCAGACGGTCGATCGATTGGTAGACATCTTTACGTCCATGGGCTTCGAGGTTGCTGAAGGTCCGGATGTTGAAGACGACACGCACAACTTCGGGAAACTGAACTTTGCCGCAGATCATCCTGCTCGTGATATGCAGGATACGTTCTTCGTTGATGATCCATCGCGGGCAGATCTTCTCCTACGCACACATACATCAAGTGTGCAGGTGCGAGTGATGGAAAACATGAAGCCCCCTATCAGATGTATCATGCCGGGCCGTGTGTATCGTAATGAAGCTGTGAGTGCACGGTCACTTGCAGAGTTCCATCAGATAGAGGGACTGTACATCGACAAAGGCGTGAGTATGGCCGATCTCAAGGGCACGATCATGGCCTTTGCACGTCGGTTCTATGACGAGAATGCCGAGTTCCGTTTCCGCACGTCGTATTTCCCGTTCACAGAGCCAAGCTGCGAGATCGATATGTCGTGCTTCCTCTGCAAAGGTGAAGGATGCCGGATCTGCAAACATTCCGGATGGCTTGAGATCTGCGGGGCTGGTATGGTACATCCCAACGTTCTCTCTGCCTGTGGGATCGATCCGAATGAATACTCCGGTTTTGCTTTTGGCTTTGGCGTTGAGCGTGTAGTGCTGATGCTTACAGGGATCGATGATATTCGACTCCTGTATGAAAACGACATCCGTGTTCTATCCCAGTTCTGA
- the rplT gene encoding 50S ribosomal protein L20: MPRSVNKVAAHQRKKKYFKLAKGYWGARSKVWTVAKHHVEKGLQYAYRDRRNKKRTFRSLWIIRINAAARLNGTTYSRLMHGLKLKNIQINRKVLADIAMHHPVVFSTIVKSV, encoded by the coding sequence ATGCCAAGAAGTGTCAATAAAGTAGCGGCGCACCAGCGGAAGAAGAAATACTTCAAGCTCGCAAAGGGCTACTGGGGCGCACGATCGAAGGTATGGACGGTAGCGAAGCACCACGTTGAAAAGGGTCTTCAGTATGCGTACCGTGACCGTCGCAACAAGAAGCGTACATTCCGCTCGTTGTGGATCATCCGTATCAATGCGGCAGCCCGCCTCAATGGTACAACGTATTCGCGTTTGATGCACGGTTTGAAGCTCAAGAACATTCAGATCAACCGCAAGGTCCTTGCAGACATCGCGATGCATCATCCGGTGGTCTTTTCTACGATCGTAAAATCCGTCTAA